One region of Wyeomyia smithii strain HCP4-BCI-WySm-NY-G18 chromosome 3, ASM2978416v1, whole genome shotgun sequence genomic DNA includes:
- the LOC129728936 gene encoding uncharacterized protein K02A2.6-like — protein MAGNIKEFQYDPDTRSTFAAWVARYEDLFAKDAERIDDGAKVRLLLRRLGTNEHYRYVSYILPNTPKDFSFSDTVGKLKSLFGTKESTVKKRYCALTLAKVPAEDFVSYACRVNKMCVEFELKKLSEEQFKCLIFVCGIKSECDAEVRTRLLTKIEDCADVTLGALMEECQRLINLKNDTAMIEASASGPKVQAVKSSLSYRKQFKKPNEQRCPQPSQGNHKNRPATPCWKCGAMHYSKFCGFRNHKCADCHQVGHKEGYCSSARRSLKSVKHRNGNLSIQTVTLAVSSIQCKRRYVWVKINDVPVRLQLDTASDITIISEQVWMQIGHPAANPTTQTAKSASGEKLDLLYEFIGKVSLNGCTQNGRVFVSGNSLNLLGIDLIDKFNLWSLPMDKFCNKIESAAQDISALKRVYPELFSNKLGLCTKTKIVLSLKDASKPVFRPRRPVAYAMQAIVDEELDRLERLNIISPVQYSEWAAPIVVVRKANTTIRCRR, from the coding sequence ATGGCAGGGAACATAAAAGAGTTCCAATACGATCCTGATACTCGCAGCACGTTTGCTGCCTGGGTCGCTAGGTATGAGGACCTATTCGCTAAAGATGCCGAACGTATCGATGATGGTGCAAAAGTAAGGTTACTTCTCCGGCGATTGGGAACAAATGAGCATTACCGATACGTGAGCTATATTCTGCCGAACACACCGAAAGATTTTTCATTCAGTGATACAGTGGGGAAGCTGAAATCTCTGTTTGGGACAAAAGAGTCGACCGTGAAAAAACGCTATTGTGCACTCACTTTAGCAAAAGTTCCAGCTGAAGatttcgtgtcatatgcatgCCGAGTTAACAAGATGTGTGTTGAATTCGAGCTTAAAAAGCTTTCAGAAGAACAATTCAAATGCCTAATATTTGTGTGTGGAATAAAGTCCGAGTGTGACGCCGAAGTGCGAACAAGACTGCTAACAAAAATTGAAGACTGTGCCGACGTCACACTTGGAGCTTTGATGGAAGAGTGTCAGCGTTTGATTAACTTAAAAAACGATACTGCAATGATAGAAGCCAGTGCTAGTGGACCAAAAGTGCAAGCAGTGAAAAGCAGTCTTAGTTATCGGAAGCAATTTAAAAAGCCGAATGAACAAAGGTGTCCCCAGCCGTCTCAAGGGAACCACAAGAACAGGCCAGCTACTCCATGCTGGAAGTGTGGTGCCATGCACTATTCGAAGTTCTGCGGATTTCGGAACCACAAATGTGCCGATTGTCATCAGGTGGGTCATAAGGAAGGGTATTGCTCAAGCGCCCGACGTTCCCTCAAATCGGTCAAACATCGGAATGGGAATTTGTCTATTCAAACCGTTACGCTAGCTGTTAGTAGTATACAGTGCAAGCGACGATATGTGTGGGTCAAAATAAATGACGTGCCTGTTCGTCTGCAGCTAGACACAGCATCAGATATTACGATAATTTCTGAACAAGTGTGGATGCAGATTGGCCACCCGGCAGCAAATCCCACCACACAAACAGCCAAATCTGCATCTGGTGAGAAGCTAGACCTGTTATACGAATTTATTGGTAAAGTTTCATTAAATGGATGCACCCAAAATGGCCGTGTATTCGTGTCGGGAAATTCACTTAATCTTCTGGGTATCGATTTAATCGATAAATTCAATCTGTGGTCACTGCCTATGGAcaaattttgtaataaaatagaAAGTGCTGCTCAGGATATAAGTGCTTTGAAACGGGTGTACCCTGAGCTTTTCAGCAATAAGCTCGGGCTttgcacaaaaacaaaaattgtgctGTCTTTGAAGGATGCAAGCAAACCTGTTTTCCGACCCAGGAGACCTGTAGCATACGCAATGCAAGCTATAGTTGACGAAGAGCTTGACCGTTTGGAacggttgaatattatttcacCTGTGCAGTACTCAGAGTGGGCTGCACCGATAGTTGTTGTACGAAAGGCAAACACTACGATCCGATGCAGGAGATAG
- the LOC129728937 gene encoding uncharacterized protein K02A2.6-like: protein MNEDAPFSKITNKIIRISMDPTVTPVFQPLRRIPMPLEGAVNEKLDELLRKDIIEPKEGPATWVPPLVVANTTNGSIRLCVDLRRVQTVIRERHPMPIIDDVLAKIGKGKVWSILDVKDAYFLLELEEESRDIVTFITHSGLYRFKRLPFGLVSAPETFQRTMDEILANCEGTYWYLDDVGVEGSTVEEHDWRLNKVCYDK from the coding sequence ATGAACGAAGACGCTCCATTCTCGAAGATAACCAACAAAATAATTCGTATTTCGATGGATCCAACAGTCACCCCAGTATTTCAGCCATTACGGCGTATCCCAATGCCTCTGGAGGGAGCCGTCAATGAAAAGCTTGATGAGCTGCTCCGGAAAGACATAATCGAACCAAAAGAAGGCCCCGCTACCTGGGTACCGCCGTTGGTGGTTGCTAACACGACAAATGGTTCTATCCGACTATGCGTTGATTTACGCCGAGTTCAAACGGTTATTCGTGAACGGCACCCCATGCCTATCATTGATGATGTTCTGGCTAAAATCGGAAAAGGAAAAGTTTGGAGCATCCTGGATGTTAAAGATGCATATTTTCTGTTGGAATTAGAGGAAGAATCGCGTGACATCGTTACCTTCATAACACACAGCGGGCTGTATCGCTTCAAGCGGCTACCGTTCGGGCTTGTATCCGCTCCCGAGACATTTCAGCGAACGATGGACGAGATCCTGGCTAATTGCGAAGGCACATATTGGTACCTGGACGATGTCGGGGTAGAAGGAAGTACTGTTGAAGAACATGATTGGAGGCTCAACAAGGTATGTTATGATAAATAA
- the LOC129728939 gene encoding uncharacterized protein K02A2.6-like, which yields MNEDAPFSKITNKIIRISMDPTVTPIFQPLRRIPMPLEGAVNEKLDELLRKDIIEPKEGPATWVPPLVVANTTNGSIRLCVDLRRVQTVIRERHPMPIIDDVLAKIGKGKVWSILDVKDAYFLLELEEESRDIVTFITHSGLYRFKRLPFGLVSAPETFQRTMDEILANCEGTYWYLDDVGVEGSTVEEHDWRLNKVCYDK from the coding sequence ATGAACGAAGACGCTCCATTCTCGAAGATAACCAACAAAATAATTCGTATTTCGATGGATCCAACAGTCACCCCAATATTTCAGCCATTACGGCGTATCCCAATGCCTCTGGAGGGAGCCGTCAATGAAAAGCTTGATGAGCTGCTCCGGAAAGACATAATCGAACCAAAAGAAGGCCCCGCTACCTGGGTACCGCCGTTGGTGGTTGCTAACACGACAAATGGTTCTATCCGACTATGCGTTGATTTACGCCGAGTTCAAACGGTTATTCGTGAACGGCACCCCATGCCTATCATTGATGATGTTCTGGCTAAAATCGGAAAAGGAAAAGTTTGGAGCATCCTGGATGTTAAAGATGCATATTTTCTGTTGGAATTAGAGGAAGAATCGCGTGACATCGTTACCTTCATAACACACAGCGGGCTGTATCGCTTCAAGCGGCTACCGTTCGGGCTTGTATCCGCTCCCGAGACATTTCAGCGAACGATGGACGAGATCCTGGCTAATTGCGAAGGCACATATTGGTACCTGGACGATGTCGGGGTAGAAGGAAGTACTGTTGAAGAACATGATTGGAGGCTCAACAAGGTATGTTATGATAAATAA